The DNA region TATATCAAATCCGGCTGGGGCGGCCCCGGCGCGGTCAGTTTTCGTCGCGAAAAATATGAGGAATATGGCGGCCCGGACGGCGGCAATGGCGGCAAGGGCGGCGACATCATCTTCGAAGCAGTCCAAGGCCTCAACACCTTGATCGACTTCCGCTACACCCAGCATTTCAAGGCGCAGCGCGGCACGCCCGGCATGGGCAAGAATTGTTATGGCGCGGGCGGCAAGGATCTGATCATCCAGGTGCCGGTCGGCACGCAAATCCTGTCCGATCCCAAGCCGATCGAAGGCAGCGAGGACGAAGACGGCATCCCCGATTATGAGGATCAGGACGTCCTGGCCGACTTTACCGAGGTCGGGCAGCGCGTCACTTTCCTGCGCGGTGGTGATGGCGGCCGGGGCAACATGTCGTACAAGACCAGCACCAACCGCGCCCCGCGTCAGCATGGCACGGGCTGGCCAGGCCAGGAAATGTGGGTGTGGCTGCGGCTCAAGCTGCTGGCCGACGTCGGCCTGGTGGGCATGCCCAACGCTGGCAAATCGACCCTGATCAACCAGGTGACCAATACCAAGGCGAAGGTCGGCGCCTATGCCTTCACCACCACCAAGCCGCAATTGGGCGTGGTGCTGCACCGCGACCGCGAATTCGTGCTGGCCGACATTCCCGGCCTGATCGCGGGCGCAGCCGAAGGCGTCGGCATCGGCGATCGCTTCCTGGGACATATCGAGCGATGCCGCGTGCTGCTGCACCTGATCGACGCGACGACGGACGATCCGGTCGAAGCCTTCCATATCGTGACCGAGGAACTGGCCGCTTATGGCGAGGGGCTGGACGAAAAGCCGCAGGTCGTGGTGCTCAACAAGGGCGACCTGTTGGGCCAGGAGTTGATGGAAGATATCGCCGACCAGTTGCGCGACGAAGCGGGCGTGGAGGATGTGTTCATCATTTCCGGCGCAACCGGCGAAGGCGTGGGTCCGCTGCTCGACGCCGTGCTGCTGATGATGGACGAAGACAGGCGCGAGGCGCAAAGCGAGAGCGAAGCGGACGGTGACGGGACATGGTCGCCTATCTGACCGCGCCATAGCCCTACCTCCGTTCGGTTCGAGCTTGTCGAGAACCCTGCGCGAGGTTCTCGACAAGCTCGAACCGAACGGATGTTGTTTTAAACCGCCATGAATGCCCTTTCCGGTTTCCCCCCTGCCCTGGTCCGCCGCCTGGTCGTGAAGATCGGGTCCGCGCTGCTGGTCGATCCGGCGGGCGCAGTGCGGGTGGACTGGTTGCGGACGCTGGTGGCCGATATCGCCGCGCGCAAGGCCGCGGGGCAGCAGCTCATCATCGTCTCATCCGGCGCGATTGCGCTGGGCGCACGGCGCTTGAAACTGCCCAAGGGCGGTCGCGGATCGCTGGAGGATGCGCAAGCAGCAGCGGCCACCGGCCAGATCGCCCTGTCGCAATGCTGGGCCAGTCTGCTGGACGAAAAGAACATCACCGCGGCCCAGATGCTAGTGACGCTGGACGATCTGGAAAATCGCCGCCGCTACCTCAACGCGTCCGCCACGCTGGAACGGTTGACGGCGCTGGGCGTCGTGCCGGTCGTCAACGAGAATGACAGCGTGGCGACGGCCGAAATTCGCTTCGGCGACAATGATCGGCTGGCGGCGCGCATCGGACAGGCGGCACGGGCTGAC from Sphingobium sp. HWE2-09 includes:
- the obgE gene encoding GTPase ObgE, translating into MHFLDQAKIYIKSGWGGPGAVSFRREKYEEYGGPDGGNGGKGGDIIFEAVQGLNTLIDFRYTQHFKAQRGTPGMGKNCYGAGGKDLIIQVPVGTQILSDPKPIEGSEDEDGIPDYEDQDVLADFTEVGQRVTFLRGGDGGRGNMSYKTSTNRAPRQHGTGWPGQEMWVWLRLKLLADVGLVGMPNAGKSTLINQVTNTKAKVGAYAFTTTKPQLGVVLHRDREFVLADIPGLIAGAAEGVGIGDRFLGHIERCRVLLHLIDATTDDPVEAFHIVTEELAAYGEGLDEKPQVVVLNKGDLLGQELMEDIADQLRDEAGVEDVFIISGATGEGVGPLLDAVLLMMDEDRREAQSESEADGDGTWSPI